From a single Miscanthus floridulus cultivar M001 chromosome 8, ASM1932011v1, whole genome shotgun sequence genomic region:
- the LOC136473127 gene encoding germin-like protein 8-14, producing the protein MAKAVLLLLVLVTPLMISLLRSSSLALNQDFCIADLARGDTPAGYPCKPQNGVTADDFYYRGLNTTGPTINPFNIGLSSAFVTRFPGVNGLGISAARVDFAPGGIVPLHSHPGGTELLFVIEGAISAGFISSLTNQVYVKTLYKGDLMVFPQGLLHFQYNLGDDTAVALSSYSSANPGLMILDFALFANNLPSDVVSKVTVLDELEVRKLKALFGGSG; encoded by the coding sequence ATGGCCAAGGCCGTGCTCCTGCTCCTAGTCCTTGTCACGCCCTTGATGATTTCCCTGCTTCGGTCCTCCTCCCTCGCCCTGAACCAGGACTTCTGCATCGCCGACCTGGCCCGCGGCGATACCCCGGCCGGGTATCCGTGCAAGCCCCAGAACGGCGTCACAGCCGACGACTTCTACTACCGCGGCCTCAACACGACCGGCCCGACCATCAACCCCTTCAACATCGGCCTGTCGTCGGCCTTCGTCACCCGGTTCCCCGGCGTGAACGGGCTGGGCATCTCCGCGGCGCGAGTGGACTTCGCCCCGGGCGGCATCGTGCCTCTGCACTCGCACCCGGGCGGCACCGAGCTCCTCTTCGTCATCGAGGGCGCCATCTCCGCCGGCTTCATCAGCTCCCTGACCAACCAGGTGTACGTCAAGACGCTGTACAAGGGCGACCTCATGGTGTTCCCGCAGGGCCTGCTGCACTTCCAGTACAACCTGGGCGACGACACGGCGGTGGCTCTCTCTTCCTACAGCAGCGCCAACCCCGGGCTGATGATCCTGGACTTCGCGCTCTTCGCCAACAACCTGCCATCGGACGTCGTGAGCAAGGTCACCGTCCTGGACGAATTGGAGGTCAGGAAGCTCAAGGCACTCTTCGGCGGGAGCGGCTAA